From a region of the Latilactobacillus sakei genome:
- a CDS encoding XRE family transcriptional regulator encodes MWNKIEQLMIKQGLNQNTLARRMSISTSTLTELKMNRIKKPSFELMCKFADALGVSLDDLRSNE; translated from the coding sequence ATGTGGAATAAAATCGAACAACTAATGATTAAACAAGGATTAAATCAAAATACGTTAGCAAGGCGCATGAGTATTAGTACAAGTACCTTGACTGAACTAAAAATGAATCGAATCAAGAAACCAAGCTTTGAACTTATGTGTAAGTTTGCAGATGCATTAGGTGTTAGTTTGGATGATTTAAGAAGTAATGAATAA
- a CDS encoding DNA methyltransferase: MKRILNYPGSKWTMASFICSIMPDDYTTYVEPFFGSGAVFFNKEPSTIETINDLDSRLVNFFRVCRDEPAALIKKVQLTPLSREEYELSYQVSDDPVEDARRMLVRSWQAIGGKTSDKTGWRANINVNGSKINEWNHLDERIAAVATRLKQAQIEHQNAFKLLDRYNRPKVLAYVDPPYLLSTRTKRHYKHEFTDADHEALLDQLVNFDGYVILSGYESDMYNDFLADWSKIHFEVGVESGGRATETIWCNYPIQQPVKQMELI, encoded by the coding sequence ATGAAACGTATCTTAAATTATCCCGGTTCCAAATGGACGATGGCCAGCTTTATTTGCTCCATTATGCCAGATGATTATACGACCTATGTTGAACCGTTTTTCGGGTCCGGAGCAGTTTTCTTCAACAAAGAACCCAGCACAATTGAAACCATCAATGATCTTGATTCAAGGTTAGTTAATTTCTTTCGAGTGTGTAGGGATGAACCAGCTGCTTTAATTAAAAAGGTTCAACTGACGCCGCTTAGTCGTGAAGAGTACGAATTGAGTTATCAAGTAAGTGATGACCCAGTGGAGGACGCTCGTCGAATGCTAGTGCGAAGTTGGCAAGCGATTGGTGGTAAGACTTCAGATAAAACTGGTTGGCGGGCCAATATCAATGTGAATGGATCCAAGATAAACGAATGGAACCATTTAGATGAACGAATAGCAGCTGTCGCCACCAGACTGAAGCAGGCGCAGATTGAACACCAGAACGCCTTTAAATTATTAGACCGCTACAACAGACCTAAGGTACTCGCCTATGTGGACCCGCCTTACTTATTGAGCACGCGGACCAAACGGCATTATAAGCATGAATTTACTGACGCTGATCACGAGGCTTTACTCGATCAGCTGGTTAATTTTGACGGTTATGTGATTTTATCTGGATATGAGTCTGATATGTATAACGACTTCTTAGCGGATTGGAGCAAGATTCATTTCGAGGTCGGCGTTGAATCGGGTGGTCGAGCTACTGAAACAATTTGGTGTAACTATCCAATCCAGCAACCTGTGAAACAAATGGAATTGATTTAA